One window of Desulfobaculum bizertense DSM 18034 genomic DNA carries:
- the galU gene encoding UTP--glucose-1-phosphate uridylyltransferase GalU, which yields MDIRKVVIPVAGWGTRSLPATKNIPKEMLPIYKKPVVQYVVEEAIQTGLSDVIFVNNQNKKIIEDHFDYNLVLEELLRRKGKTELLEEVRGVAEMANIISVRQKVQKGLGHAVLCAREIVKDEAFGVMVGDDLIFGMEPGIKQLVDVAKAEKKAVIGVVEVPRNKVDRYGIIEGEEYESGLFRVNNLVEKPAIEDAPSQMAIVGRYVLIPEIFDHLEHVKPGVGGEIQLTDALQGLASDGQLLAVRMAGRRFDAGDWAEYLTANIYFALQDEQLRDGLVKNLLELLPCK from the coding sequence ATGGATATTCGAAAAGTAGTTATTCCTGTGGCTGGATGGGGAACGCGCTCTCTTCCCGCAACAAAAAATATTCCTAAGGAAATGCTGCCCATTTATAAAAAACCAGTGGTGCAGTATGTCGTTGAAGAAGCCATTCAGACAGGCCTGTCTGATGTGATTTTCGTCAACAATCAGAATAAAAAAATAATTGAAGACCATTTTGACTACAATCTTGTTCTGGAAGAACTGCTTCGCCGCAAAGGCAAAACAGAGCTTCTGGAAGAAGTGCGTGGTGTTGCAGAAATGGCAAACATCATTTCTGTTCGCCAGAAGGTCCAGAAGGGCCTTGGGCACGCGGTGCTGTGCGCCCGTGAAATTGTCAAAGACGAAGCCTTTGGCGTTATGGTTGGCGATGATTTGATCTTTGGCATGGAGCCGGGCATTAAGCAGCTCGTTGACGTTGCCAAGGCCGAAAAAAAGGCCGTTATCGGTGTCGTGGAAGTGCCTCGTAATAAGGTTGACCGCTATGGCATCATTGAAGGCGAGGAGTATGAATCTGGTCTGTTCCGCGTAAATAACCTCGTGGAAAAGCCTGCTATTGAAGACGCTCCTTCCCAGATGGCTATTGTGGGACGCTATGTGCTCATTCCAGAGATTTTTGATCATCTGGAGCACGTCAAGCCGGGCGTTGGTGGCGAGATTCAGCTGACGGACGCCTTGCAGGGGCTGGCTTCTGACGGACAGCTTCTTGCTGTCCGCATGGCTGGTCGCCGGTTTGACGCGGGCGACTGGGCCGAGTATCTCACTGCTAACATCTATTTTGCTCTCCAGGATGAGCAGCTTCGCGATGGTCTCGTGAAGAACCTGCTCGAACTTTTGCCCTGCAAATAA
- the priA gene encoding replication restart helicase PriA — MKLWHVALPCAPFQTLTYAHPSCFPADSLQPGQRVLVPLGRSTRLGVLVRETDDAPEGVTLKEIVWPAEQSPLLDERYMKLAENLAARQMLPLGRILEVLLPHGFRTVKISFRLFDKEFPSRMSGIELTRCSTEERIRLHELWTEGKMQVSAKRVAQKEQEYCFLTQDPPWPVRPSAKRQKKLLEYLWEHGPTPRPALTRELGADVSTPLKTLVTNGVIRLGAAPQYGDPEDCACERIPDTPALSGEQATSLEQLLGAMRSEHPKPHLVFGVTGSGKTLVYLKLAEEALSQGKSVLLLAPEVALACHLYRAVKTHFPDRDVLLYHGYQGPATRETSFLSCTAENGPKIIVGTRSALFLPVPRLGLIVLDEEHDGSFKQEERMPYQAKEVAHFRACSDRALLVLGSATPDLKTFQAARQGAISSVTMEHRVGAGTLPDITLVDLRVEKESVGPLTPTAAEALRHVVEKGEQAIIMLNRRGYAPLVYCLDCHSVMRCPHCDVGLTYHKNREQLVCHYCGYSLDFPCRCTCGSSNFLPMGEGTESIEETLSTVLPAGTGVLRMDRDSTRRPGRMEEILDAFARQEAQVLVGTQMLSKGHHFPNVTLVAVPDGDMGLNLPDYRAAERTFQLLVQVAGRAGRGEKPGNVLIQTRDPEHYCWKYVRENDYAGFFEHEVVLRKKYAYPPFVHLGLVRMNYPKEWEDGEARIMDLVQGLCEAGARLGVRVLGPAPAPIAQLRGRKRFQCLLKGKDWPSIRKVYAHLYNSLSRYTKIRLSLDLDPVNML, encoded by the coding sequence ATGAAACTCTGGCATGTTGCGCTTCCCTGCGCCCCTTTTCAGACTCTGACGTATGCGCACCCGTCCTGTTTTCCTGCGGATTCTTTGCAGCCAGGACAGCGGGTGCTTGTTCCCCTCGGGCGCTCAACCCGTTTGGGCGTGCTTGTCCGCGAAACTGATGATGCCCCAGAGGGCGTGACCCTCAAGGAAATTGTCTGGCCTGCGGAACAGTCGCCCCTGCTCGATGAGCGCTACATGAAGCTTGCCGAAAACCTTGCGGCCCGGCAGATGCTCCCTCTTGGGCGCATCCTCGAAGTGCTTCTTCCTCACGGGTTTCGTACCGTTAAAATTTCCTTTCGCCTTTTTGACAAAGAATTTCCTTCCCGAATGTCTGGCATTGAGCTGACGCGCTGTTCTACTGAGGAGCGCATTCGTTTGCATGAGCTGTGGACAGAAGGAAAAATGCAGGTGTCTGCCAAGCGGGTGGCGCAAAAAGAGCAGGAATACTGTTTTTTGACGCAGGACCCGCCGTGGCCAGTTCGCCCCTCTGCTAAGCGTCAGAAAAAGCTTTTGGAATATTTGTGGGAGCATGGCCCGACACCGCGCCCGGCTCTGACTCGTGAGCTTGGGGCTGATGTGTCGACCCCACTCAAGACGCTGGTAACCAATGGCGTGATTCGTCTTGGTGCCGCTCCGCAGTATGGTGACCCCGAAGATTGCGCCTGCGAGCGCATTCCGGATACTCCTGCACTCTCAGGAGAGCAGGCGACGTCACTGGAGCAGCTTTTGGGGGCCATGCGAAGCGAGCATCCCAAACCGCACCTTGTGTTCGGAGTGACAGGAAGCGGCAAGACCCTTGTGTATCTCAAGCTTGCCGAAGAAGCGTTGTCACAGGGGAAGAGTGTTCTGCTTCTTGCTCCAGAAGTTGCCCTTGCCTGTCATCTGTATCGCGCTGTGAAAACACATTTTCCTGATCGGGATGTGCTCCTGTATCACGGGTATCAGGGACCAGCCACGCGTGAGACTTCGTTTTTGTCCTGTACCGCAGAAAATGGTCCAAAGATCATTGTTGGAACGCGGTCTGCGTTGTTTTTGCCAGTGCCTCGCCTTGGACTTATTGTGCTCGACGAAGAGCATGACGGCTCATTCAAGCAGGAAGAGCGGATGCCGTATCAGGCCAAGGAAGTGGCACATTTTCGGGCATGTAGCGACCGGGCCTTGCTTGTCCTTGGTTCTGCAACCCCGGACCTCAAAACTTTTCAGGCTGCCCGACAGGGAGCCATTTCTTCAGTTACCATGGAGCATCGTGTCGGTGCTGGCACACTCCCAGATATTACGCTCGTTGACTTGCGGGTGGAGAAAGAGAGTGTAGGACCGCTGACGCCAACCGCTGCCGAAGCTTTGCGGCATGTGGTGGAAAAGGGCGAGCAGGCAATTATTATGCTGAATCGCCGAGGCTATGCGCCTTTGGTGTATTGCCTTGACTGCCATTCTGTGATGCGCTGCCCACATTGTGATGTGGGGCTGACGTACCACAAGAACCGGGAGCAGCTTGTCTGTCACTATTGTGGCTACAGCCTTGATTTTCCGTGTCGCTGCACCTGTGGCAGCAGTAACTTTTTGCCAATGGGCGAAGGAACAGAATCCATTGAGGAGACCCTGAGTACTGTTCTGCCTGCGGGGACTGGCGTCTTGCGTATGGACAGGGACAGCACGAGGCGTCCGGGCCGTATGGAAGAAATTCTGGATGCATTTGCCCGGCAGGAGGCACAGGTGCTTGTGGGGACGCAGATGCTGTCCAAAGGGCATCATTTCCCGAATGTGACGCTTGTTGCGGTCCCGGATGGCGACATGGGCCTGAATCTTCCTGACTATCGTGCGGCAGAGAGAACCTTTCAGCTTCTGGTGCAAGTGGCAGGACGTGCAGGACGTGGCGAAAAGCCTGGCAATGTATTGATCCAGACGCGTGACCCTGAGCATTATTGCTGGAAGTATGTACGAGAAAATGACTACGCAGGTTTTTTTGAGCATGAAGTCGTGCTGAGAAAAAAATATGCGTACCCGCCTTTTGTGCACCTTGGTCTTGTCCGTATGAATTACCCCAAGGAATGGGAAGACGGTGAGGCCCGCATTATGGACCTCGTGCAAGGGCTGTGTGAGGCTGGAGCGCGTCTTGGCGTCCGTGTCTTGGGGCCTGCGCCCGCGCCAATAGCCCAGCTACGGGGACGAAAGCGCTTTCAGTGTCTGCTCAAGGGAAAGGACTGGCCTTCAATCAGAAAGGTGTATGCCCATCTGTACAATTCCCTGTCGCGGTATACGAAAATTCGCCTGTCGCTCGATCTTGATCCTGTGAATATGCTCTAG
- a CDS encoding sulfite exporter TauE/SafE family protein, producing MELISLIALVVFVGAFTQGLAGFGFAFFALPILSFFMDFKVAVVLLVILAQILNVMILWFHKVRPDWKLLLKLTVVTLPGIPVGVYMLRFFPVPFLQGSLGVTLILFALYQWFFHPRPRELGKAWVAVAGFLAGVLGGSLNSQGPPIMLYAALQPWDKDKVKATLIGYFFVSGILVIIVQAAQGLMSMEIMRLSAWCLPVLLLGAFAGRLAYVRLGEGGYRHVFTALLLALGAMMIVRSSGMI from the coding sequence ATGGAACTTATATCATTAATTGCGCTTGTTGTTTTTGTTGGCGCATTTACACAGGGGCTTGCGGGGTTTGGATTTGCATTCTTTGCCCTGCCAATCCTGTCGTTTTTTATGGATTTTAAGGTCGCGGTTGTTTTGCTTGTGATTTTGGCCCAGATTCTCAACGTGATGATTCTGTGGTTTCACAAGGTTCGCCCCGACTGGAAACTCCTGTTGAAGCTCACTGTTGTGACCCTCCCGGGTATTCCGGTGGGCGTGTACATGCTACGCTTTTTCCCTGTACCGTTTTTGCAGGGATCGCTTGGCGTCACATTGATTCTTTTTGCGCTGTACCAGTGGTTTTTCCATCCGCGTCCGCGGGAGTTGGGAAAGGCCTGGGTTGCGGTTGCGGGCTTTCTGGCCGGAGTGCTTGGTGGAAGCCTGAATTCACAGGGACCGCCTATTATGCTGTACGCGGCGCTCCAGCCCTGGGACAAGGATAAAGTCAAGGCAACGCTTATTGGCTATTTCTTTGTTTCGGGAATTCTGGTCATCATTGTGCAGGCGGCACAGGGGCTGATGAGTATGGAGATTATGCGACTTTCCGCATGGTGTCTGCCCGTTTTGCTTCTTGGTGCTTTTGCCGGCAGACTGGCCTATGTCCGGCTCGGTGAAGGTGGATACAGGCATGTCTTTACCGCGCTGCTTTTAGCGCTTGGGGCTATGATGATTGTCCGAAGTTCTGGAATGATATGA
- a CDS encoding DUF2905 domain-containing protein — MNASLGKMLILLGIVCVGAGLVLLFWDKLPLSRLPLGRLPGDINIEREGFRFSFPIVTCIIVSIILSVLLSIFRK; from the coding sequence ATGAACGCGTCACTTGGAAAGATGCTGATTCTTTTGGGAATAGTTTGTGTCGGGGCAGGGCTGGTACTGCTGTTCTGGGACAAGCTGCCGCTTTCGCGTTTGCCGCTTGGTCGGCTCCCCGGAGACATCAACATAGAGCGGGAGGGATTCCGATTCTCTTTTCCGATAGTGACCTGCATCATTGTGAGCATAATCCTTTCGGTTCTGCTCTCGATTTTTCGAAAATAA
- a CDS encoding Smr/MutS family protein: MSKKEFTSFSALSKAKLDLPDADKPKKKEKKKPIPVAKPELGNDESALFMRAMSGAQKIEKTTHHKAQKVRKPIPVKAQAKKPEQKKAEPPKAISHRTQPMTQKTKQAPASEEDMFLKAMGGVSRIDGSGRDVAPKVSPEKTLDLAQAEQNTLRELALGDIHFEHENTPNFQYGRVKGLDPKIFNKLKAGSMPLDDRLDLHGMFADEAIHATVDFIHRSYKLGKRSLLLVTGQGHNSPQGRSVVREEVFSILMHEPLYGVVLAFVTAQPKDGGSGALYVHLRKYRKSMDKLLKWDASLPEID, translated from the coding sequence GTGAGCAAAAAAGAATTTACCTCATTTTCGGCCCTCTCCAAGGCCAAACTGGACCTTCCTGACGCTGATAAGCCAAAGAAAAAAGAAAAGAAAAAGCCCATCCCGGTCGCCAAACCCGAGCTGGGCAACGATGAAAGCGCACTGTTTATGCGCGCCATGTCTGGCGCACAAAAAATAGAAAAAACAACGCACCACAAGGCGCAAAAAGTTCGTAAACCTATTCCGGTCAAAGCACAGGCCAAAAAGCCAGAGCAAAAAAAAGCAGAACCGCCTAAGGCGATTTCTCACAGAACCCAGCCAATGACCCAAAAAACAAAACAGGCTCCAGCCTCCGAAGAGGACATGTTCCTCAAGGCAATGGGCGGTGTTTCCCGTATTGATGGCTCAGGCCGCGACGTTGCGCCTAAGGTCAGCCCAGAAAAAACTCTGGACCTTGCCCAGGCGGAGCAGAACACCCTGCGCGAGCTGGCTCTTGGTGACATTCACTTTGAGCACGAGAATACCCCGAATTTCCAGTACGGCCGGGTCAAAGGACTGGACCCCAAGATCTTTAACAAGCTCAAGGCTGGCAGTATGCCTCTTGATGACCGCCTTGATTTGCATGGCATGTTTGCTGATGAAGCTATCCACGCCACTGTGGACTTCATTCACCGCAGCTACAAGCTCGGCAAACGCTCCCTGCTACTCGTCACAGGACAGGGACATAATTCCCCGCAGGGCCGCAGCGTCGTGCGTGAAGAAGTCTTCTCCATCCTGATGCACGAGCCACTTTACGGCGTTGTCCTCGCTTTTGTGACAGCGCAGCCCAAAGACGGCGGTTCTGGCGCACTCTATGTGCACCTGCGAAAATACCGCAAGTCTATGGACAAGCTTCTCAAATGGGACGCCAGTCTCCCTGAAATTGACTAA
- a CDS encoding DUF4389 domain-containing protein produces the protein MSNEFFSRKNVLIRFLYTIVVCIGFEVVRFVALLCTLVQYAIVLVTKKESEPLRHFCNVMSRYAYHCLRYMTLNSNERPFPFSQMPYDTEEPDRPVRYGK, from the coding sequence GTGTCTAATGAGTTCTTTAGTCGTAAAAATGTCCTGATTCGTTTCCTGTACACCATTGTTGTTTGCATCGGATTTGAAGTCGTTCGTTTCGTTGCGCTTTTGTGTACCCTTGTGCAATATGCGATTGTTTTGGTCACAAAGAAGGAAAGTGAGCCGCTTCGTCATTTCTGTAATGTGATGTCTCGCTATGCATATCATTGCCTGCGCTATATGACTTTGAACAGCAACGAGCGTCCGTTTCCGTTTAGCCAGATGCCGTATGACACGGAAGAGCCAGACCGGCCTGTTCGGTACGGAAAATAA